The proteins below are encoded in one region of Triticum aestivum cultivar Chinese Spring chromosome 1B, IWGSC CS RefSeq v2.1, whole genome shotgun sequence:
- the LOC123107532 gene encoding pentatricopeptide repeat-containing protein At1g09900 yields the protein MAPPAAAPPPAMSALPTFASSHPYPSLTTPKTAALKPRLNLAYAGAAAAPNAVPHRSAAASNDRLRGLVRRGDLEEALRLVESMAGIEPSAAAAGPCAALIKKLCASGRTAEARRVLAACEPDVMAYNAMVAGYCVTGQLDNARRLVAAMPMEPDAYTYNTLIRGLCGRGRTDNALAVLDDMLRRGCVPDVVTYTILLEATCKRSGYKQAMKLLDEMRDKGCAPDIITYNVVVNGICQEGRVDDAMEFLKSLLSYGCEPNTVSYNIVLKGLCTAERWEDAEKLMAEMSRKGCPPNVVTFNMLISFLCRRGLVEPAMEILEQIPKYGCTPNSLSYNPILHAFCKQKKMDRAMAFVELMVSSGCYPDIVSYNTLLTALCRGGEVDAAVELLHQLKDKGCTPVLISYNTVIDGLTKAGKTEEALELLNEMVTKGLQPDIITYSTISSGLCREDRIEEAIKAFCKVQDMGIRPNTVLYNAILLGLCKRRETHSAIDLFTYMISNGCMPNESTYTILIEGLAYEGLVKEAREMLAELCSRGVVSKTLVNKGAIRLLDA from the coding sequence ATGGCGCCGCCGGCAGCAGCGCCGCCTCCCGCCATGTCCGCCCTCCCCACCTTCGCCTCCTCCCACCCATACCCTTCCCTCACCACGCCCAAAACCGCCGCCCTCAAACCGCGCCTCAACCTGGCCTATGCCGGCGCCGCCGCGGCCCCCAATGCCGTCCCCcaccgcagcgccgccgcctccaacGACCGCCTGCGGGGTCTGGTCCGCCGCGGCGACCTCGAGGAGGCCCTCCGGCTCGTCGAGTCCATGGCGGGCATCGAGCCGTCCGCGGCCGCCGCGGGGCCCTGCGCCGCGCTCATCAAGAAGCTGTGCGCGTCCGGGCGCACCGCGGAGGCCCGGCGCGTGCTGGCCGCCTGCGAGCCCGACGTCATGGCCTACAACGCGATGGTCGCCGGGTACTGCGTCACGGGGCAGCTCGACAACGCCCGCCGGCTCGTCGCGGCGATGCCCATGGAGCCCGACGCCTACACCTACAACACCCTCATCCGCGGCCTGTGCGGGCGCGGCAGGACCGACAACGCCCTGGCGGTGCTCGACGATATGCTCCGCCGGGGGTGCGTGCCCGACGTGGTCACCTACACCATCCTGCTCGAGGCCACCTGCAAGAGGAGCGGGTACAAGCAGGCCATGAAGCTGCTCGACGAGATGCGCGACAAGGGGTGCGCCCCGGACATCATCACCTACAACGTCGTGGTCAACGGCATTTGCCAAGAGGGGCGAGTCGATGATGCCATGGAGTTCTTGAAGAGCCTGCTGTCCTATGGATGCGAGCCAAACACGGTCAGCTACAACATTGTGCTGAAGGGCCTGTGCACCGCAGAGCGGTGGGAGGACGCCGAGAAGCTCATGGCTGAGATGAGTCGCAAGGGGTGCCCCCCAAATGTGGTGACATTCAATATGCTCATCAGCTTCTTGTGCCGGAGAGGATTGGTCGAGCCTGCGATGGAGATTCTTGAGCAGATCCCAAAGTACGGGTGCACGCCCAATTCGTTGAGTTACAACCCAATACTTCACGCATTCTGCAAGCAAAAGAAGATGGACAGAGCCATGGCGTTTGTGGAACTGATGGTGTCCAGTGGCTGTTACCCCGACATCGTCTCATACAACACTCTTCTTACCGCGCTGTGTCGCGGCGGGGAAGTTGATGCCGCTGTTGAGCTGCTTCATCAACTGAAGGACAAAGGCTGCACCCCTGTCTTGATTAGCTACAACACCGTCATCGATGGCCTTACCAAAGCCGGCAAGACAGAGGAAGCTTTAGAACTGCTGAATGAGATGGTTACCAAAGGGCTCCAACCGGACATAATCACTTACTCGACAATATCTTCTGGTCTTTGTCGGGAAGACAGAATCGAAGAAGCGATCAAAGCATTTTGTAAAGTGCAAGACATGGGCATAAGGCCCAACACTGTGCTGTACAACGCGATACTTCTTGGGCTCTGCAAAAGGCGTGAAACACACAGTGCTATCGATCTGTTTACTTACATGATATCGAATGGCTGCATGCCAAATGAATCGACCTACACTATATTGATTGAAGGCTTGGCTTACGAAGGCTTGGTCAAGGAGGCACGGGAAATGCTGGCTGAGTTGTGCTCCAGAGGAGTGGTGAGTAAGACTTTGGTAAATAAGGGAGCCATCCGGTTACTTGATGCTTGA